One window from the genome of Bdellovibrio sp. NC01 encodes:
- a CDS encoding alpha/beta fold hydrolase, with amino-acid sequence MYSLVTSVLGLLLSIQAFATTIPNELGEPKAGGLPRESSSEYEILYGSVRVGSDIQRVIVTKPLTSSPSAAMLLVGGIGCYSLDFSGTGPKVVAYERIIQFVSRMGFVTMRVEKTGMGDSVGTRCEDQDFKREVTGYLAGLKALQSYPFVKKDSISIFGHSIGGVIAPFLAAKVPVKSVGVIGSLATDWYTYDIANIRRQMILSGASGLQLEYYLAKKQLAALEFYKNKKSPEQIMQEHPEVTDALREEWESAGVSPAYMQQLGDVNPAQDWLRSRVPVTVFVGTADFIGSQVDELSVMVTGVNKTRSTPLTLRKVEGMDHFFRAAGSQAESFSSQRRDGLPLLFQDSFLQILKDEFLLSDKK; translated from the coding sequence ATGTATTCATTAGTGACGAGTGTTCTGGGATTACTTTTAAGCATACAAGCGTTCGCAACCACGATTCCCAACGAGCTGGGCGAACCCAAAGCGGGCGGTCTTCCGCGCGAAAGCAGCAGCGAGTATGAAATCCTCTACGGATCAGTGCGAGTTGGCTCTGATATTCAGCGCGTGATCGTGACAAAACCTTTAACTTCTTCTCCCAGCGCGGCCATGCTTCTTGTTGGCGGTATTGGTTGCTATTCTTTAGATTTTTCAGGCACAGGTCCCAAGGTCGTAGCCTACGAGCGCATCATTCAGTTCGTTTCGCGCATGGGTTTCGTCACAATGCGTGTTGAAAAAACAGGGATGGGCGACAGTGTCGGGACACGTTGTGAAGATCAAGATTTTAAACGTGAAGTAACGGGCTATCTTGCGGGACTCAAAGCTTTGCAATCCTATCCCTTCGTGAAAAAAGATTCGATCTCTATTTTTGGTCATAGCATTGGTGGCGTGATCGCTCCATTCTTGGCAGCGAAAGTTCCAGTAAAATCAGTCGGTGTCATCGGCTCCTTAGCGACGGATTGGTATACTTACGATATCGCGAATATACGCAGGCAAATGATTCTAAGTGGTGCCTCTGGTTTGCAACTGGAATACTACCTGGCGAAAAAACAATTGGCCGCTTTGGAATTTTATAAAAATAAAAAGTCGCCAGAGCAAATCATGCAAGAACACCCTGAAGTTACTGATGCTCTTCGTGAAGAATGGGAGTCTGCCGGTGTTTCGCCCGCTTATATGCAACAGCTTGGCGACGTGAATCCCGCGCAAGACTGGCTGCGTAGCCGGGTTCCCGTGACAGTTTTTGTGGGCACAGCAGACTTCATTGGCTCACAAGTGGACGAATTGTCGGTGATGGTGACTGGGGTTAACAAAACGCGATCTACGCCGCTGACTTTGCGTAAGGTCGAGGGTATGGATCACTTTTTCAGAGCGGCGGGGTCGCAGGCTGAAAGTTTCTCTAGTCAGCGTCGAGACGGTTTGCCGCTTTTATTTCAAGATAGCTTTCTACAAATTCTTAAAGATGAGTTTTTGTTGAGCGATAAAAAGTAA
- a CDS encoding NUDIX domain-containing protein: MSYRKGVAIIILSADSKHVLLGERRNYRGHWQIPQGGAEKGELPLQTLERELLEEVGISLPPVLQQTHEYIRYIWPKDLFPDAKHLGQEHLYFVLDGSAIDVDKLQATEELVSFKWMPLSEVLGLTLEWKREALEQALRALKLL, from the coding sequence ATGTCATATCGTAAAGGCGTCGCTATCATTATTTTGTCCGCTGATTCAAAACACGTTCTTCTTGGTGAAAGAAGAAATTATCGCGGGCATTGGCAGATCCCACAAGGTGGTGCAGAAAAAGGCGAACTTCCTCTGCAGACTTTAGAGCGTGAATTGCTCGAAGAAGTTGGAATTTCCTTACCACCCGTGTTGCAACAAACACATGAATACATTCGCTACATTTGGCCCAAAGATCTTTTTCCCGACGCGAAACACTTAGGACAAGAGCATCTGTATTTTGTTTTAGATGGTAGTGCGATTGACGTCGACAAACTCCAAGCCACTGAAGAACTTGTCAGTTTCAAGTGGATGCCTTTAAGTGAAGTTTTAGGTCTGACCCTTGAGTGGAAGCGCGAAGCTCTTGAGCAAGCATTGCGGGCTTTGAAGCTGCTCTAA
- a CDS encoding Ku protein, which produces MRSNIWKGSISFGLLNIPVTLQTADQDRDIHFSMLDKKDLSRINYKKFNAQTGREVPYERIVKGFEYEKGRYVLVDENDFKKANVKATQTIDIEDFVLLSDVDPLLFQKPYYVAPQKGAEKGYFLLRDALKKTKKVAIAKIVIRVKQHLVMLMPRDEYIVLEILRFAHQIKETDDVDYLREIKGTHTHYNPRELKMAEELIAGMTEKWKPDKYKDTYYNDMMKLIDAKVKAGKGHEVFMPTKEERIEPTSNVMDLMPLLKKSLAASKGKSSATEKAPRAAHKKKAASSSRSARMH; this is translated from the coding sequence ATGAGATCGAATATCTGGAAAGGCTCTATAAGTTTCGGACTTTTAAATATTCCGGTAACGCTTCAGACCGCGGATCAAGACCGGGACATTCATTTTTCGATGCTTGATAAAAAAGATCTTTCGCGCATCAACTACAAAAAGTTCAACGCGCAAACGGGACGCGAAGTTCCTTATGAGCGTATCGTTAAAGGCTTTGAATATGAAAAAGGTCGTTACGTTTTAGTCGACGAAAACGATTTCAAAAAAGCCAACGTCAAAGCCACACAAACAATCGATATCGAAGATTTCGTCTTACTTTCTGATGTCGATCCCCTGCTCTTTCAAAAACCTTATTACGTGGCTCCGCAAAAAGGTGCGGAAAAAGGATACTTTCTTTTACGAGACGCTTTAAAGAAAACCAAAAAAGTGGCCATCGCCAAAATCGTCATTCGCGTCAAACAACATCTGGTCATGCTGATGCCACGCGATGAATATATCGTCTTAGAAATCCTGCGTTTCGCTCATCAAATCAAAGAAACCGACGATGTTGATTATCTTCGAGAGATCAAAGGAACTCATACTCACTATAATCCGCGCGAATTAAAAATGGCTGAAGAACTGATAGCGGGTATGACAGAAAAGTGGAAGCCCGACAAATACAAGGACACTTATTATAACGATATGATGAAGTTGATCGACGCAAAAGTAAAAGCAGGAAAAGGCCATGAAGTGTTCATGCCAACGAAAGAAGAACGCATCGAACCAACCAGCAACGTGATGGACTTAATGCCGCTCCTTAAGAAAAGTCTTGCGGCAAGCAAAGGAAAATCTTCGGCGACCGAAAAAGCACCTCGAGCCGCTCACAAGAAAAAAGCGGCTTCAAGTTCACGTTCAGCGCGCATGCATTAG
- a CDS encoding BON domain-containing protein yields MQRSRDNNRNDRRNYRSERMNEERFEQDENYSRGAESYRPQTEDSGYYTHPYNDYNSRRDSAANQYSYRDTRENWDPNRRNYYDQGRTLSDTGIGTGFSSDRAPAESNRYQDAQRSSSSFDRDATYGSYYGPDAARAGSFGTSNYRDNDMNYGSDRYGSERYSGQNYGSSQGYNQGSRIHGDSYRSQRGMGRLSYDRDEDYSSAQSYGYGTDIDRFTKRSSDTEEGYGRDWNAYDSDRITTGPNYAGRGPKGFTRSDERIKEEINDALMRHAGIDASEIEVDVKDGVVTLTGTVPERRMKHMAEDISEKSFSVKDVTNNIRVKKEDRSSSSMSSSSGTSTSSSAASKKGGNPATTGSGH; encoded by the coding sequence ATGCAACGTTCTCGTGATAACAACCGCAATGACAGACGCAACTATCGTTCAGAACGTATGAACGAAGAACGCTTTGAACAAGATGAAAATTACAGTCGTGGTGCTGAATCTTATCGCCCGCAAACGGAAGACTCTGGTTATTACACTCATCCGTATAATGACTACAATTCCCGTCGTGATTCAGCTGCGAACCAATACTCTTATCGTGACACTCGCGAAAATTGGGACCCAAATCGTAGAAACTATTACGATCAAGGTCGCACACTTTCAGACACTGGTATCGGCACAGGTTTTAGTTCTGATCGTGCTCCCGCAGAAAGCAATCGCTATCAAGATGCCCAAAGGTCTTCGTCGTCATTTGATCGCGATGCCACTTATGGTTCTTACTACGGGCCCGATGCTGCCCGTGCGGGATCTTTCGGCACTTCAAACTATCGCGATAACGACATGAACTACGGTTCAGACCGTTATGGTTCAGAAAGATATTCGGGGCAGAACTACGGTAGCTCGCAAGGTTATAACCAAGGATCGCGAATCCACGGGGACTCTTATCGAAGTCAACGAGGTATGGGTCGCTTAAGCTACGACCGCGATGAAGATTATTCGTCTGCACAGTCCTATGGCTATGGCACCGACATCGATCGCTTCACAAAACGCTCTTCCGACACCGAAGAAGGCTATGGACGCGATTGGAATGCTTATGATTCGGATCGCATCACCACAGGACCTAACTACGCCGGTCGTGGTCCCAAAGGCTTTACTCGCTCTGACGAACGCATCAAAGAAGAAATCAATGACGCTTTGATGAGACACGCTGGGATTGATGCCAGTGAAATTGAAGTCGACGTCAAAGACGGTGTGGTGACTTTAACTGGGACGGTCCCAGAACGTCGCATGAAACACATGGCAGAAGATATTTCAGAGAAATCTTTTTCTGTAAAAGATGTGACTAATAATATTCGCGTAAAAAAAGAAGACCGTTCGTCATCGTCAATGTCTTCTTCATCCGGAACTTCAACGTCATCATCTGCGGCTTCCAAAAAAGGCGGCAATCCCGCGACAACGGGTTCTGGTCATTAG
- a CDS encoding aspartyl protease family protein has protein sequence MKRATFLFSFILILSLKSFASPRVEAFKLQDNRLITSVYINGKGPFAMMFDTGATNILSAQVAAQLGLAQHDQFTIQGGGQKPVLATYCDVNSWSFAKTDFPAGSFICADLSDMQQAIGFPRLDGLLGYEVFSRYRVKLDMAANQISLSDFSTPQEALPSGSTVHAFQMYGTTPIISGQIGGIPAWYLIDTGDRASLTLSQKFVTANSLQNKYLPQVTTMTGYGIGGSLQTSMAFADDFRIGERSFANPLIRMMEQDSPAFQEPALGGTLGMGLLRQFNLIFDYSRKTMTLMPAKAWAQDRSFDRAGMWLSQRDSNFLVADVVPGGPADQAGIRVQDQIVALNGQKTATLDLLTSKEYLKNKDVVAVQVTVLRNGKQMMAIIKLKDLVSLP, from the coding sequence ATGAAAAGAGCCACTTTTTTATTTTCATTCATTCTTATTCTTTCGTTGAAGTCTTTCGCAAGCCCACGGGTTGAAGCCTTTAAGCTTCAGGATAATCGCCTTATCACTTCGGTTTATATCAATGGCAAAGGGCCGTTTGCGATGATGTTCGATACGGGTGCTACAAACATTCTTTCAGCACAAGTCGCAGCGCAATTAGGTTTAGCGCAACACGATCAATTCACGATTCAAGGTGGCGGTCAAAAGCCAGTGCTTGCAACTTATTGTGATGTGAATTCCTGGAGTTTCGCAAAGACTGATTTTCCAGCAGGTTCATTTATCTGTGCGGATCTTAGTGACATGCAACAAGCCATTGGCTTTCCTCGGCTAGACGGCCTGTTGGGTTATGAAGTCTTCAGTCGTTATCGCGTAAAACTTGATATGGCAGCAAATCAGATTTCTCTTTCTGATTTTTCAACACCTCAAGAAGCACTACCAAGCGGAAGCACTGTGCATGCCTTCCAAATGTATGGAACGACCCCTATCATTTCTGGGCAGATTGGTGGTATTCCAGCGTGGTATTTAATCGATACCGGTGATCGCGCGTCTTTAACGCTCAGTCAGAAATTTGTAACTGCCAATTCCCTGCAAAATAAATATCTACCACAAGTGACAACAATGACAGGTTACGGAATTGGTGGTTCGTTGCAAACTTCAATGGCCTTTGCTGATGATTTCAGAATTGGTGAGCGCTCTTTCGCGAATCCTTTGATTCGCATGATGGAGCAAGACTCGCCTGCGTTTCAAGAGCCTGCTTTAGGTGGCACGCTCGGTATGGGGTTGCTTCGTCAGTTCAATCTGATTTTTGATTATTCCCGTAAGACCATGACTTTAATGCCCGCAAAAGCGTGGGCACAAGATCGCAGTTTCGACAGAGCAGGGATGTGGCTATCACAAAGGGATTCAAACTTTCTGGTTGCAGATGTTGTGCCTGGTGGTCCTGCGGATCAGGCGGGGATTCGAGTGCAAGATCAGATTGTCGCACTTAATGGTCAAAAGACGGCGACGTTGGATTTACTCACAAGCAAAGAATATTTAAAAAATAAAGATGTCGTCGCGGTGCAGGTGACGGTGCTTCGCAATGGAAAGCAGATGATGGCAATTATTAAATTGAAAGATCTGGTGAGTCTGCCTTAA
- a CDS encoding ATP-dependent Clp protease proteolytic subunit yields MGIYIPQVIEQTPQGERTYDVYSRLLKDRIIILGSTVTDEVANNLIAQILFLEVDNPDKDIHLYINSPGGSVSAGLALYDVLRFVKCDIATYCFGLAASMGSFLLSAGTPGKRFAMPNSRILIHQPHLGEGSLGGQVSDIEIHARELVRSKNKMTDLYAEHTGKDVKILRKLMERDHYMSAEDAKEMGLIDHIIASRKIPVTEKKIA; encoded by the coding sequence ATGGGCATCTACATTCCCCAAGTTATCGAACAAACCCCACAAGGCGAACGCACTTACGACGTCTATTCACGACTGCTGAAAGATCGCATTATTATCTTAGGCTCAACCGTGACGGACGAAGTCGCTAATAATTTGATCGCACAGATTTTATTTTTAGAAGTTGATAATCCCGATAAGGATATTCACCTTTACATCAACTCCCCTGGCGGCTCTGTTTCTGCCGGTTTGGCGTTATATGATGTCTTACGCTTCGTAAAGTGCGATATCGCGACGTATTGCTTTGGCCTGGCTGCAAGCATGGGTTCTTTCTTACTTAGCGCTGGCACACCAGGAAAACGTTTTGCGATGCCGAACAGTCGCATCCTGATCCATCAACCACATCTGGGCGAAGGCTCCTTAGGGGGCCAAGTCAGTGATATCGAAATTCACGCGCGCGAGTTGGTTCGTTCTAAAAACAAAATGACTGATCTTTACGCTGAGCATACAGGCAAAGATGTGAAAATTCTTAGAAAACTCATGGAACGCGATCACTATATGAGCGCCGAAGACGCAAAAGAAATGGGGCTGATCGACCACATCATTGCGTCGAGAAAAATTCCAGTGACTGAAAAGAAAATCGCATAA
- a CDS encoding glutathione peroxidase has protein sequence MANSFYDFNVSDIKGNPVKLDQYKGKALLVVNVASKCGLTPQYEGLESLYEKYHAHGLEVLGFPANEFLAQEPGSNSEIEEFCKATFGVKFPMFSKIVVKGEGQHPLYKYLTETKPTAVKNADSSLEEKLAGIGQTRQKPNDILWNFEKFLIGKDGQVIGRFNPDLAPNDAKLTTAIEQALK, from the coding sequence ATGGCGAATTCATTTTACGATTTCAATGTTTCAGATATCAAAGGCAACCCAGTTAAGTTGGACCAATACAAAGGCAAGGCCCTTTTAGTTGTGAACGTGGCTTCTAAATGTGGTTTAACGCCGCAATATGAAGGCCTTGAGTCTTTGTACGAAAAATATCATGCGCATGGTTTGGAAGTTCTTGGTTTCCCAGCAAATGAATTCTTGGCGCAAGAGCCAGGTTCAAATTCTGAAATCGAAGAATTCTGCAAGGCAACTTTTGGCGTGAAGTTCCCGATGTTTTCAAAAATCGTTGTTAAAGGCGAAGGTCAACATCCACTTTACAAATATCTGACTGAGACAAAACCGACTGCCGTTAAAAACGCAGACAGCTCTTTGGAAGAAAAATTAGCTGGCATCGGTCAAACTCGTCAGAAGCCAAACGATATTCTTTGGAACTTCGAAAAATTCTTGATCGGCAAAGACGGTCAAGTAATCGGTCGCTTCAATCCAGATCTTGCACCGAACGATGCAAAATTAACGACAGCAATTGAACAAGCTTTGAAATAG
- the pgaC gene encoding poly-beta-1,6-N-acetyl-D-glucosamine synthase: MIIAYLPSVLKFLFLIIPFVLPMMWIMGAFVFYFKRERKRFQLTEFSEQPYTILIPCFNEEKTAEATILSLDHLPADKCEIIAINDGSRDKTQAVLEKMAMSRPHMRVINLVQNRGKAAALTLGAMASRNEFILCIDADSELSGDAPRIMMEHFRDPNVAGVTGNPRVKNRGTLVGRLQVGEFSALVGMIKRYHQTLGRLFALSGVLVMFRRSAIESVGYWDTDTVTEDVGISWKLQTSGWALKYEPKATCDVLMPDTLKGLWKQRLRWAQGGFEVVLKHGRSVMKSRDTGLRLILLEYIFSVTWAFLLPVTIGITIFGKSVNGVGINYAILLTGVMSFLQFVVGLFLHGRYERSTGLGFIAIWYPFAYWMINSFVLFVAIPKVLFGPKRQFSSWISPDRGGVTYAQDNRNS; this comes from the coding sequence ATGATAATCGCTTATCTGCCATCGGTTCTAAAATTCTTATTCCTCATCATCCCCTTCGTATTACCGATGATGTGGATTATGGGCGCATTTGTGTTCTACTTCAAAAGAGAACGCAAACGCTTTCAGCTTACAGAATTTTCTGAACAGCCATACACGATCTTGATTCCATGCTTTAATGAAGAAAAAACGGCGGAAGCAACGATCCTGTCTTTGGATCATTTGCCTGCAGATAAATGCGAAATCATCGCGATCAACGATGGTAGTCGCGATAAAACTCAAGCCGTGCTTGAGAAAATGGCGATGTCTCGTCCTCACATGCGTGTGATCAACCTTGTGCAAAACCGTGGTAAGGCCGCTGCTTTAACATTGGGTGCAATGGCAAGTCGTAACGAGTTCATCTTGTGTATCGATGCCGATTCTGAATTGTCTGGCGATGCTCCACGAATCATGATGGAGCACTTCCGTGATCCAAATGTTGCCGGTGTGACTGGCAATCCGCGCGTAAAAAATCGTGGCACCTTGGTAGGTCGTCTGCAGGTCGGAGAGTTCTCGGCACTTGTTGGTATGATCAAACGTTATCACCAAACATTGGGACGCTTGTTCGCGTTGTCAGGCGTGTTGGTGATGTTCAGAAGATCCGCAATTGAAAGTGTTGGTTACTGGGATACAGATACAGTGACTGAAGACGTGGGTATCAGCTGGAAGTTGCAAACATCAGGTTGGGCTTTGAAATACGAACCTAAAGCGACTTGTGACGTCTTGATGCCGGATACTTTGAAGGGTTTGTGGAAACAAAGACTTCGTTGGGCACAAGGCGGTTTTGAAGTCGTGTTGAAACACGGCAGATCCGTGATGAAGAGTCGCGATACAGGTCTGCGTTTGATTCTTTTAGAATATATTTTCTCTGTCACGTGGGCGTTCTTATTGCCGGTAACCATCGGCATTACCATTTTTGGTAAGAGCGTAAACGGTGTCGGTATCAACTATGCGATTTTGCTAACGGGCGTGATGAGTTTTCTTCAGTTCGTTGTGGGTCTGTTCCTGCATGGACGTTATGAACGTTCAACGGGTTTAGGATTTATCGCAATTTGGTATCCGTTTGCTTATTGGATGATTAATAGTTTTGTGTTATTCGTGGCGATTCCCAAAGTTTTGTTTGGACCGAAACGCCAATTCAGCTCTTGGATTTCTCCCGATCGTGGTGGTGTGACATATGCGCAAGATAATAGAAACAGTTAG
- the ligD gene encoding DNA ligase D translates to MALQEYNRKRDFKKTAEPKGVQGKKAKGKAHHLMYVIQEHHASHLHYDFRLEWDGVLKSWAVPKGPSLDPKTKRLAVEVEDHPLSYGKFEGIIPEHEYGGGEVFLWDTGTWIPTKDPVEGLRVGRLEFELKGKKLKGQWVLIRTGRPGRQKQWLLIKRTDAYAEEGHEVVPRSEDKLSIKKKTSRKKAASKPNVKKKPEENHHQQPTFIEPELALLVDKAPEGDQWIHELKFDGYRMQAHLIHSQVQLISRSGKDWTDKFPAVVQALQKLTVDRAIIDGEVVLLDEQGRSDFQLLQNAMKAHKTQAFVYYAFDLLYYSGQDIRGLPLEERKRRLKMILKKAPKNIRYSDEFEGSGKQLLDLACKNKLEGIISKNRKSTYFSGRNSNWVKTKCTEQQEFVIGGYTEGTGSRSHFGALLLGVYKGKDLQYVGKVGTGFTEQSLRDVFKSLKALETNQSPFTKKSPRGKGIHWVKPKLSAEITFAQWTHDEVLRVPVFHGLREDKPTKDIVMEKPVPTKRSSSSKISQPVHAKKSAKGEFDIAISSPDKIIYPKEKLTKMDIAVFYQKIAKHILPYLEDRPLSLVRCPEGADKQCFFQKHIPSPIPETMKAIPITEKSGKKLYTSIFNAQGLTTLVQMGAFEIHVWNSQAENLEHPDQIVMDFDPGPGVSWKEVVTAALELKDLLDHLRLKSFVKLSGSKGLHVHIPVKPIYTWDQIKSFSQALAVQMEQNNPDKYVSKMTKKLRTKKIFVDYLRNGRGATAVVPYSLRARPLSGVALPIEWSDLKKIKAGNEYSLEKAQAYLAKRKKDPWKDYFKSRQRIPVLDASLKGHRNAEVDAEEIHLT, encoded by the coding sequence ATGGCTTTGCAGGAATATAATCGCAAACGAGATTTCAAAAAAACCGCTGAACCTAAAGGGGTTCAAGGCAAGAAAGCAAAAGGCAAGGCCCATCACTTAATGTACGTGATTCAAGAACATCATGCGTCCCATCTTCATTATGATTTTCGTTTGGAATGGGATGGTGTTTTGAAAAGCTGGGCCGTACCCAAAGGCCCCAGTCTTGATCCCAAAACCAAACGTCTTGCAGTTGAGGTGGAAGATCATCCCCTTTCTTATGGGAAATTTGAGGGCATCATTCCCGAACATGAATACGGCGGAGGCGAAGTGTTTCTTTGGGACACAGGCACCTGGATTCCAACCAAAGATCCTGTGGAAGGTTTACGTGTCGGTCGCTTGGAATTTGAGCTGAAAGGAAAAAAACTTAAAGGCCAGTGGGTTTTAATTCGCACGGGTCGACCTGGACGCCAAAAACAATGGCTGTTAATCAAGCGCACGGACGCTTACGCTGAAGAAGGCCATGAAGTCGTTCCGCGCAGTGAAGATAAACTTTCAATTAAGAAGAAAACCAGCCGCAAAAAAGCCGCTTCTAAACCCAACGTAAAAAAAAAGCCCGAAGAAAACCACCATCAACAGCCCACGTTCATTGAACCGGAACTTGCACTCTTAGTTGATAAAGCGCCTGAAGGCGATCAATGGATTCATGAGCTCAAGTTTGATGGCTATCGCATGCAAGCGCACCTGATTCATTCACAGGTACAGCTAATCTCGCGATCTGGCAAAGACTGGACTGATAAATTTCCGGCCGTGGTTCAAGCTTTACAAAAACTAACTGTCGATCGAGCTATCATCGATGGCGAAGTTGTTTTACTGGACGAACAAGGACGATCTGATTTTCAGCTGTTGCAAAATGCAATGAAGGCCCACAAAACACAAGCGTTCGTCTATTACGCCTTCGATCTGCTATACTACTCAGGCCAAGATATTCGCGGTTTACCCTTGGAAGAGCGTAAACGTCGCTTAAAAATGATTTTAAAGAAAGCCCCAAAGAACATTCGCTATAGTGATGAATTCGAAGGCTCAGGCAAACAACTTTTAGACCTTGCCTGCAAAAACAAACTTGAAGGTATCATCTCGAAAAATCGTAAAAGCACTTATTTTTCAGGACGAAATTCCAATTGGGTCAAAACCAAATGCACAGAGCAACAAGAGTTCGTGATTGGCGGCTACACCGAAGGCACAGGCTCGCGTTCGCACTTTGGCGCGCTGCTGTTGGGTGTTTATAAAGGCAAAGATCTGCAATACGTTGGCAAAGTAGGAACCGGATTTACTGAGCAATCCCTGCGCGACGTCTTTAAATCTTTAAAGGCGCTAGAAACAAATCAATCCCCGTTCACTAAAAAATCCCCTCGCGGCAAAGGCATTCATTGGGTGAAGCCTAAGTTAAGTGCAGAAATAACTTTCGCACAGTGGACTCACGATGAAGTTTTGCGCGTTCCTGTTTTTCATGGTCTTCGCGAAGACAAACCAACCAAGGATATTGTCATGGAAAAACCCGTGCCCACGAAACGATCCAGTTCGAGCAAAATATCGCAGCCAGTTCACGCAAAAAAATCTGCGAAGGGCGAATTTGATATCGCGATTTCTAGTCCTGATAAAATAATTTATCCCAAAGAAAAGCTGACAAAGATGGATATCGCCGTCTTCTATCAGAAAATAGCAAAACATATTCTGCCGTATTTGGAAGATCGTCCCCTGTCATTGGTTCGCTGTCCAGAGGGCGCTGATAAACAATGTTTCTTTCAGAAACACATCCCTTCCCCTATTCCAGAAACCATGAAGGCAATTCCGATCACGGAAAAATCAGGAAAAAAACTTTATACCAGCATCTTCAACGCTCAAGGCTTAACGACCCTTGTACAAATGGGTGCTTTTGAAATTCACGTCTGGAATTCGCAAGCTGAAAACCTGGAACATCCCGATCAAATCGTGATGGATTTCGATCCAGGCCCGGGAGTCAGCTGGAAAGAGGTCGTCACTGCAGCCCTTGAATTAAAAGATCTTTTAGATCATCTGCGTTTAAAAAGTTTCGTCAAACTCAGCGGCAGCAAAGGTCTTCACGTTCATATTCCTGTGAAGCCTATCTACACATGGGATCAGATCAAAAGCTTTAGCCAAGCACTGGCAGTCCAGATGGAACAAAATAATCCAGATAAATACGTTTCAAAAATGACGAAAAAACTGCGCACAAAAAAAATCTTCGTCGACTACCTTCGAAACGGCAGAGGCGCCACAGCGGTCGTTCCTTATTCACTGCGAGCACGCCCCTTAAGCGGCGTCGCACTTCCCATCGAATGGTCTGACTTAAAAAAAATAAAAGCCGGCAACGAATACTCGCTAGAAAAAGCACAGGCCTATTTAGCAAAACGTAAAAAAGATCCATGGAAAGATTATTTTAAAAGCAGACAAAGAATCCCAGTCTTAGACGCAAGCCTTAAAGGCCACCGCAACGCCGAAGTTGACGCTGAAGAAATTCACCTAACATAA
- a CDS encoding helix-turn-helix domain-containing protein yields MNSLPKLQRTQRKGFLDLWEADMNGFTGELECRLSGLELLLPPYPVKKITADGQTFAPHEQSVLIFNQVPSHTEKYLEATAAVRSIVIDSEYVNGVCEPLAISSKDVMFHSFELQKDQYLTNLLQFASDLTKTVEDAQFSLDCALTEILHTLFTRHQNSKSELFQRESQLGNFPSVATRIKKVIFENIENPNFDLNVLTKEAGISKFHLIRVFKKETGLSPAKYIMQAKMDLAKMALRKTKKSVLTIAVDLGFSDLSTFNKAFKKATGVSPRIYRAS; encoded by the coding sequence ATGAACTCATTACCAAAATTACAGCGCACACAGCGAAAAGGATTTTTGGATCTTTGGGAAGCCGATATGAATGGCTTCACAGGTGAACTTGAGTGCCGTCTTTCAGGTCTAGAACTTTTGCTGCCACCTTACCCGGTAAAAAAGATCACAGCAGATGGCCAAACCTTTGCCCCTCACGAACAATCGGTTTTGATTTTTAACCAAGTTCCTTCACACACAGAAAAATATTTAGAAGCGACGGCGGCGGTTCGTTCTATCGTGATCGATTCTGAATACGTGAATGGCGTCTGTGAACCTTTAGCGATTTCATCGAAAGACGTTATGTTTCATTCTTTCGAACTTCAGAAAGATCAATACCTCACGAACTTGTTGCAGTTCGCAAGCGATCTTACAAAAACAGTCGAAGATGCGCAATTTTCACTAGATTGTGCATTGACTGAAATTCTTCATACGCTGTTCACACGTCATCAAAATTCTAAATCAGAATTATTTCAGCGCGAAAGTCAGCTTGGCAATTTTCCAAGTGTGGCAACACGAATTAAAAAAGTCATATTCGAAAATATTGAAAATCCAAACTTCGATTTGAATGTTCTGACCAAAGAGGCGGGAATTTCAAAATTTCATCTGATCCGCGTTTTCAAAAAAGAAACGGGATTGTCGCCTGCAAAATACATTATGCAAGCGAAAATGGATCTTGCGAAAATGGCTTTACGCAAGACCAAGAAAAGCGTGCTAACGATTGCAGTAGATCTTGGTTTTAGCGACTTATCGACTTTCAATAAGGCCTTTAAAAAAGCGACGGGTGTTTCTCCCCGTATTTATCGAGCCTCTTAA